The Listeria sp. PSOL-1 genome includes a region encoding these proteins:
- a CDS encoding RNA-binding S4 domain-containing protein: MRLDKFLKVSRLIKRRTVAKEVAEKGRIEVNGVVAKPGTNVKVGDELKIRFGQKTVIAKIEHLGENARKEVAAEMYSIVSEERNHDQA; encoded by the coding sequence ATGCGTTTAGATAAATTTTTAAAGGTTTCAAGGTTAATTAAAAGAAGAACCGTTGCTAAAGAAGTTGCGGAAAAAGGTCGGATTGAAGTAAATGGAGTCGTTGCTAAACCAGGGACAAATGTTAAAGTAGGCGATGAATTAAAGATTCGCTTTGGTCAAAAAACAGTCATTGCAAAAATCGAACATCTTGGAGAGAATGCTCGTAAGGAAGTAGCTGCAGAAATGTATTCAATCGTTAGTGAAGAGAGAAATCATGATCAAGCCTAA
- a CDS encoding S1 domain-containing RNA-binding protein, which yields MSIEVGNKLQGKVTGITNFGAFVELEGGKTGLVHISEVAGSYVKDINDILTVGDEVTVKVMNVGDDGKIGLSIRKATDQPERPERNYDRKPKYSKPSNVKPPENFEDKMAKFLKDSEDRLSTIKRQTESKRGGRGARRG from the coding sequence ATGTCAATCGAAGTAGGCAACAAGTTGCAAGGGAAAGTTACAGGGATTACTAATTTTGGTGCGTTTGTTGAGTTAGAAGGTGGCAAGACAGGGCTGGTCCATATTAGTGAAGTAGCCGGTAGCTATGTTAAAGATATTAATGATATTTTGACTGTAGGTGATGAAGTTACAGTTAAAGTAATGAACGTAGGGGACGATGGGAAGATTGGTTTATCAATTCGTAAAGCCACCGATCAACCAGAACGTCCAGAAAGAAATTATGATCGCAAACCGAAATATAGTAAGCCAAGTAATGTGAAACCGCCTGAAAACTTTGAAGATAAGATGGCTAAGTTCTTGAAAGATAGCGAAGATCGCCTTTCTACAATTAAGCGCCAAACTGAATCAAAACGTGGCGGCCGCGGCGCAAGACGAGGCTAA
- the hpt gene encoding hypoxanthine phosphoribosyltransferase gives MEEFERKVNNYIFRHQLICPDEKLLIAVSGGADSLALLTFFVRKLGFSSANIAVVHVNHHLRPEADTEADFVKRVAKEYKLPYFEANLDVVELAKREKNGIEATAREARYQFFEKLMKEENFDKIVLAHHADDQIETILMRLVRGSSGLSLAGMQPIRKLNSGQAIRPFLAVSKAEIQTFCEKEKIAFCEDSSNTDEKYTRNRYRKHLLPFLINENPAVQEHFLRFSEEMTADFLYLENMAAEIFQRNLQIKDKEVWFDICEVKNSEIPLQRRVIHLLLKYLYRDKPKELTSRQIRQVQAILSGDNPSAVLHFACGLIIRRVYDRLACFYEEETEAVEFYHQMTINDRLTLSSGVELQIKQKSSVVQTAGLDGIIVNARACDLPIIIRNRLPGDKMTLKGTGGTKKLKDIFIDAKVPKHKRDELPIITDYSGKILWVPGVKKSNNDVMPSQNEKQYLIKYRSNLGGNHTMRNDIQKVLISEEEIQGKIKEMGAELTAEYAGRNPLVIGILKGATPFMSDLLKRVDTYLEMDFMDVSSYGNSTVSSGEVKIVKDLNTSVEGRDVLVVEDIIDSGRTLSYLVDLIKYRKAKSVKLVTLLDKPEGRNVDISADYVGFIVPNAFVVGYGLDYAERYRNLPYIGILKPEVYSE, from the coding sequence ATGGAAGAGTTTGAGCGCAAAGTAAATAACTACATATTTCGACACCAACTAATCTGCCCTGATGAAAAACTGCTTATCGCTGTTTCAGGCGGTGCAGATTCTTTAGCATTGCTAACTTTTTTTGTGAGAAAGCTGGGTTTTTCATCTGCTAATATCGCTGTTGTCCATGTTAATCATCATTTGCGGCCTGAAGCGGATACCGAAGCTGATTTTGTAAAACGCGTAGCAAAAGAATACAAGCTTCCTTATTTTGAAGCAAATCTTGATGTAGTTGAGCTTGCTAAAAGAGAAAAGAACGGTATCGAAGCAACAGCAAGAGAGGCTCGTTATCAATTTTTTGAAAAGTTAATGAAGGAAGAGAACTTTGATAAGATCGTTCTTGCCCATCATGCAGATGATCAAATAGAAACCATCTTGATGCGCTTAGTCCGTGGTAGTTCTGGGCTTAGCTTAGCAGGAATGCAGCCAATCCGTAAGCTCAATAGCGGACAAGCTATTCGACCTTTTTTAGCTGTTTCTAAAGCAGAAATCCAAACATTTTGTGAAAAAGAAAAGATTGCCTTCTGTGAAGATTCCTCAAATACTGATGAAAAATATACACGTAATCGTTATCGTAAACATCTTCTTCCATTTTTAATAAATGAAAACCCAGCAGTTCAAGAGCATTTCCTTCGCTTTTCAGAAGAAATGACAGCAGATTTTTTGTATCTTGAAAACATGGCTGCTGAAATTTTTCAACGAAACCTTCAAATAAAAGATAAAGAAGTATGGTTTGATATTTGTGAAGTGAAAAATAGTGAGATTCCTTTACAACGCCGAGTAATTCATTTACTATTAAAATATCTGTATCGTGATAAACCAAAAGAACTTACATCAAGGCAAATACGTCAAGTTCAAGCAATTTTAAGCGGAGATAACCCCTCAGCAGTTTTGCACTTTGCTTGTGGCTTGATTATACGGCGAGTATACGACAGATTAGCCTGTTTTTATGAGGAGGAGACTGAAGCTGTTGAATTCTATCATCAGATGACGATAAATGATCGTTTGACGCTATCTAGTGGTGTCGAGCTACAGATTAAGCAAAAAAGCTCAGTTGTTCAGACTGCTGGTTTAGATGGTATCATTGTCAATGCGAGAGCTTGTGATCTGCCAATAATTATTCGTAATCGCCTCCCAGGTGATAAAATGACGCTGAAAGGAACTGGTGGAACAAAAAAATTAAAAGATATTTTTATCGATGCGAAGGTTCCAAAACATAAGCGTGATGAACTTCCAATTATAACTGATTATAGTGGCAAAATTTTATGGGTTCCTGGTGTAAAGAAATCAAATAATGATGTGATGCCAAGTCAGAACGAGAAGCAATACTTAATTAAATATAGGAGTAATTTAGGAGGAAATCACACCATGCGTAATGATATTCAAAAAGTGCTAATTAGTGAGGAAGAAATACAAGGAAAAATCAAAGAGATGGGCGCAGAACTTACCGCTGAATATGCTGGTAGAAATCCGCTAGTTATTGGTATTTTAAAAGGGGCAACACCTTTTATGTCCGACTTGCTTAAACGTGTGGATACATACTTAGAAATGGATTTCATGGATGTTTCAAGCTACGGAAATAGCACGGTATCTTCTGGTGAAGTAAAAATTGTTAAAGACTTAAATACATCTGTTGAAGGGCGAGACGTGTTGGTCGTTGAAGACATCATTGATAGCGGCAGAACATTAAGCTATCTCGTCGATTTAATTAAATATCGCAAAGCTAAATCTGTAAAACTGGTAACGCTTCTTGATAAACCTGAAGGCAGAAATGTTGATATTTCTGCAGATTATGTGGGTTTTATCGTTCCTAATGCATTTGTTGTAGGTTACGGGTTAGATTATGCAGAGCGGTATCGTAATTTGCCATATATCGGTATTTTAAAACCTGAAGTTTATAGTGAGTAA
- the ftsH gene encoding ATP-dependent zinc metalloprotease FtsH: protein MNRFFRNAIFYIIIFLVIIGIVTSISNKKEAAKDISYNEFMTKLKNGDVKSFTIQPDRSVYTIEGEYKTSNSSKSKSKSSIGSSKSDSSFTTYAINSDTLLTDMQKAADSKDAKMEVVPAKQNSGWVTFFTSIIPFLIIIVLFFFLMSQSQGGGGGKVMSFGKSKAKLYNDDKKKVRFTDVAGADEEKQELVEVVEFLKDPRKFADLGARIPKGVLLVGPPGTGKTLLARAVAGEAGVPFFSISGSDFVEMFVGVGASRVRDLFENAKKNAPCIIFIDEIDAVGRQRGAGLGGGHDEREQTLNQLLVEMDGFGGNEGIIIVAATNRPDVLDPALLRPGRFDRQIMVDRPDVKGREAVLRVHARNKPLAKSVDLKAIAQRTPGFSGADLENLLNEAALVAARADKKQIDMSDLDEASDRVIAGPAKKNRVISKKERRTVAYHESGHTVVGMVLDEAETVHKVTIVPRGQAGGYAVMLPKEDRFLMTKAELMDRITGLLGGRVAEEVTFGEVTTGASNDFERATELARRMVTEWGMSDKIGPLQFSSGSGQQVFMGRDFGNEKNYSDKIAYEIDTEVQSLIRHCYDRAKNILLEHQKQHKLIAETLLEVETLDARQIKSLFNDGVMPPDADTLVVEDYPSEKKTPDQTEPKTFEEEKRDASAEENIERKEDKEKWDDQASKKDHSEDDKKGQE, encoded by the coding sequence ATGAACAGGTTTTTTAGAAATGCAATATTTTATATCATCATTTTTTTGGTGATTATTGGTATCGTTACATCAATTAGCAACAAGAAAGAGGCTGCTAAAGATATCAGTTATAATGAATTTATGACAAAATTAAAGAATGGCGATGTTAAATCATTTACAATTCAGCCAGATCGTAGTGTCTATACAATTGAAGGTGAATACAAAACATCTAATTCTTCTAAATCAAAAAGTAAGTCAAGCATAGGGAGTAGTAAAAGTGATTCATCCTTTACTACGTATGCAATCAACTCAGATACTTTATTAACAGATATGCAAAAAGCAGCTGATAGTAAAGATGCGAAAATGGAAGTCGTTCCTGCCAAACAAAATAGTGGTTGGGTAACGTTCTTTACATCGATTATTCCATTTCTGATTATTATCGTTTTATTCTTCTTCTTAATGAGTCAATCTCAAGGAGGCGGCGGTGGTAAAGTGATGAGCTTTGGTAAGAGCAAAGCCAAGCTTTATAACGACGATAAGAAAAAAGTTCGCTTTACAGATGTAGCAGGAGCAGACGAAGAAAAACAAGAGCTTGTTGAAGTTGTAGAATTTTTGAAAGATCCACGTAAGTTTGCTGATCTTGGTGCTCGTATTCCAAAAGGGGTGCTCCTTGTAGGTCCTCCTGGTACAGGTAAAACCTTGTTAGCAAGAGCTGTTGCTGGAGAAGCGGGAGTTCCATTTTTCTCCATCAGTGGTTCTGATTTTGTTGAAATGTTTGTTGGTGTTGGTGCAAGCCGTGTCCGTGATCTTTTTGAAAATGCAAAGAAAAATGCACCTTGTATCATTTTCATTGATGAAATTGATGCGGTAGGTCGTCAGCGTGGTGCTGGGCTTGGAGGAGGTCATGATGAGCGTGAACAAACCCTCAACCAATTACTTGTTGAAATGGATGGTTTTGGTGGAAATGAAGGCATCATTATCGTTGCTGCGACAAACCGTCCTGATGTCCTTGATCCAGCTCTTCTTCGTCCGGGTCGTTTTGATCGCCAAATCATGGTTGATCGTCCTGATGTTAAGGGACGTGAAGCAGTCTTACGTGTCCATGCTAGAAATAAACCACTTGCTAAAAGTGTGGATTTAAAAGCTATTGCACAGCGAACACCAGGCTTTTCTGGTGCAGACTTAGAAAACTTATTAAACGAGGCCGCACTTGTTGCAGCACGTGCAGATAAGAAACAAATCGATATGAGCGATTTAGATGAGGCAAGTGATCGCGTTATTGCTGGTCCTGCTAAGAAGAATCGCGTTATTTCGAAAAAAGAACGGCGTACAGTTGCTTATCATGAAAGTGGCCATACTGTAGTTGGCATGGTTCTTGATGAAGCGGAAACTGTCCATAAAGTAACAATCGTTCCACGTGGACAAGCTGGCGGTTATGCAGTAATGCTACCTAAGGAAGACCGATTCTTAATGACAAAAGCAGAATTGATGGATCGAATTACAGGTCTTTTGGGAGGTCGTGTTGCTGAGGAAGTTACATTTGGTGAAGTAACAACTGGCGCAAGTAATGACTTCGAACGAGCAACTGAACTCGCTCGCCGCATGGTAACTGAATGGGGAATGAGTGATAAAATTGGACCGCTTCAGTTTTCATCTGGTTCTGGTCAGCAAGTATTTATGGGACGTGATTTTGGGAATGAAAAAAATTACTCAGATAAAATTGCTTATGAAATTGACACTGAAGTACAAAGCTTGATCCGTCATTGTTATGATCGTGCAAAAAACATTTTGCTTGAACATCAAAAACAACATAAATTAATCGCAGAAACATTACTTGAAGTAGAAACATTAGATGCTCGTCAAATCAAGTCATTGTTTAACGATGGTGTAATGCCTCCAGATGCCGATACATTAGTTGTTGAAGATTATCCTTCTGAAAAGAAAACTCCAGATCAAACAGAACCAAAAACTTTTGAAGAAGAAAAAAGAGATGCTTCAGCAGAAGAAAATATTGAACGCAAAGAGGACAAAGAAAAATGGGATGATCAGGCGAGCAAAAAAGATCATTCTGAAGACGATAAGAAAGGCCAAGAATAA
- a CDS encoding type III pantothenate kinase, producing MILVIDVGNTNCTLGLYENNKLIQHWRMQTNRNRTSDEVGISVLNFFSYSNIEVKSITGIIISSVVPPVMHAMTTMCTRYFGIKPLIVGPGIKTGLNLKVENPREIGADRIVNAVATIEEYGAPAIVVDFGTATTFCYIDEKGIYQGGAIAPGIMISTEALYTNAAKLPRVDITAANDIIGKSTVASMQSGIFYGFIGQYEGIISEIKQQMQTNPVVVATGGLARLITEKSASVDVLDPFLTLKGLKILYHRNKLVE from the coding sequence ATGATACTTGTTATCGATGTAGGGAATACAAATTGTACACTTGGACTTTATGAGAATAATAAGCTTATTCAACACTGGCGAATGCAAACCAATCGAAATCGTACCTCAGATGAAGTCGGTATCTCAGTTTTAAATTTTTTTAGCTATTCAAATATCGAAGTAAAATCGATTACTGGCATTATTATTTCTTCTGTCGTTCCACCAGTTATGCATGCGATGACGACAATGTGTACCCGTTATTTTGGGATTAAGCCGCTTATTGTTGGCCCAGGAATAAAAACAGGTTTGAATTTAAAAGTAGAAAATCCACGTGAAATTGGAGCTGACCGAATTGTTAATGCTGTTGCAACAATTGAGGAATACGGGGCTCCAGCAATTGTCGTTGATTTCGGAACAGCTACAACATTTTGCTATATTGATGAAAAGGGTATTTATCAGGGCGGAGCAATTGCGCCTGGAATTATGATTTCAACAGAAGCACTATATACAAATGCGGCTAAACTTCCTCGCGTTGACATTACTGCTGCAAACGATATTATTGGAAAATCAACGGTTGCTTCCATGCAATCTGGAATTTTTTATGGTTTCATTGGTCAATACGAAGGAATTATTTCGGAAATAAAACAGCAAATGCAAACAAATCCAGTAGTTGTTGCAACTGGAGGCTTAGCACGCTTAATTACTGAAAAATCAGCATCTGTTGATGTTCTAGATCCATTTTTAACATTAAAAGGTCTAAAAATTCTTTATCATCGTAACAAACTAGTAGAATAG
- the hslO gene encoding Hsp33 family molecular chaperone HslO: MEDYLIKALAYDGQVRAYAAITTNTVKVAQRYHDTWSVSSAALGRTMTATLFLGAMQKGNQKTTVKIDGNGPIGRIIADSNTQGHIRGYVSNPHVHFNELNEAGKLDVRRGVGTEGTLSVVKDLGFGENFTGQVPLVSGELGEDFTYYLATSEQIGSSVGVGVLVNPDDSIEAAGGFMIQLLPGADEELIAKLEKNLKDCPTVSRLIERGETPETILATLVGGAQNLQILEKIPVEFECNCSKERFENAIISLGRAEIRQMIDEDHGAEAECHFCRKKYQFSEAELEMLYQQAK; this comes from the coding sequence ATGGAAGATTATTTAATTAAAGCTCTTGCTTATGATGGTCAAGTGCGCGCATATGCCGCGATAACGACGAATACAGTCAAAGTAGCACAGCGCTATCATGATACTTGGTCCGTTTCATCTGCGGCGCTTGGTAGAACAATGACCGCAACGCTATTTCTTGGGGCAATGCAAAAAGGAAATCAAAAAACGACTGTGAAAATTGATGGAAACGGTCCAATCGGTCGAATTATTGCTGACAGTAACACACAAGGACATATTCGTGGGTATGTATCAAATCCACATGTCCATTTTAATGAATTAAATGAAGCAGGCAAGTTAGATGTTCGGCGTGGGGTCGGTACAGAAGGGACGCTTTCTGTTGTTAAAGATTTAGGCTTTGGTGAAAATTTTACCGGCCAAGTCCCGCTTGTTTCCGGAGAGTTAGGCGAAGATTTCACCTATTATTTAGCGACTTCAGAACAAATTGGTTCTTCTGTTGGTGTAGGAGTTTTAGTTAACCCAGATGACAGTATCGAAGCAGCAGGGGGCTTTATGATTCAACTATTACCAGGAGCTGATGAAGAATTAATCGCTAAACTGGAAAAAAACTTGAAAGATTGTCCAACTGTGTCTCGTTTAATTGAGCGTGGCGAAACACCAGAAACGATCTTAGCTACCTTAGTTGGCGGTGCACAAAATTTACAGATTTTGGAAAAGATCCCTGTGGAATTTGAATGTAATTGTTCAAAAGAGCGTTTTGAAAATGCGATTATTTCTTTGGGCCGAGCTGAAATTCGCCAAATGATTGATGAAGATCACGGTGCTGAAGCAGAATGCCATTTTTGTCGTAAGAAATACCAGTTTAGTGAAGCTGAACTAGAGATGCTCTACCAGCAAGCGAAATAA
- the cysK gene encoding cysteine synthase A: MKIVNSITELIGNTPIVKLNRLPEQDSADVYVKLEFQNPGGSVKDRIANSMIEAAEKEGVLKQGDTIVEPTSGNTGIGLALVAAAKGYRAIFVMPDTMSQERRKLLQAYGAELVLTPGANGMKGAISKAEELVKEHGYFMPQQFHNPANPEIHEKTTGPEIVEAFGKDGLDAFIAGVGTGGTITGVGHVLKRNNPNIKIYALEPEESAVLSGGEVSPHKIQGIGAGFIPDILDKTVYDDVIKVKSEDAIVVAREVAKKEGILVGISSGATIKAALDLAKKLGKGKKILAIVASNGERYLSTALYDF, from the coding sequence ATGAAAATTGTTAATTCAATTACTGAACTTATTGGAAATACACCTATTGTCAAATTAAATCGTTTGCCAGAACAAGATAGTGCCGATGTTTATGTGAAATTAGAATTTCAAAATCCTGGTGGGAGTGTAAAAGATCGTATTGCTAACTCGATGATTGAAGCTGCTGAAAAAGAAGGAGTACTAAAGCAAGGAGATACGATTGTAGAGCCAACAAGTGGTAATACAGGGATCGGCCTCGCGCTAGTAGCAGCAGCAAAAGGATATCGTGCTATTTTTGTTATGCCAGATACAATGAGTCAAGAACGACGTAAGCTACTTCAGGCTTACGGGGCTGAATTAGTTTTAACGCCTGGTGCAAATGGCATGAAGGGAGCAATTAGTAAAGCGGAAGAATTAGTCAAAGAACATGGTTATTTTATGCCTCAGCAATTCCACAATCCAGCAAATCCTGAGATTCACGAAAAAACAACTGGACCAGAAATTGTTGAAGCATTTGGTAAAGATGGCTTAGATGCTTTTATTGCTGGCGTAGGCACAGGCGGTACCATAACTGGCGTAGGGCATGTTTTAAAACGAAACAATCCCAATATTAAAATTTATGCACTAGAACCTGAAGAATCTGCTGTTCTTAGCGGTGGCGAAGTTTCGCCTCATAAAATACAGGGGATTGGCGCTGGTTTTATCCCAGATATATTGGATAAAACAGTCTATGATGATGTGATTAAAGTAAAAAGTGAAGACGCAATTGTCGTAGCAAGAGAAGTAGCAAAAAAAGAAGGAATTCTTGTAGGAATATCTTCAGGAGCGACAATTAAAGCGGCACTTGATTTAGCCAAGAAACTCGGTAAAGGGAAAAAAATCCTTGCGATCGTTGCTAGTAATGGAGAACGTTATTTAAGCACAGCACTTTATGATTTTTAA
- the folP gene encoding dihydropteroate synthase produces MVMGILNITPDSFSDGGKYIQLEDAKNRAIEMAKEGAEIIDIGGISTRPGHLNIDVDEELKRILPVIKAVRAALPHIWLSVDTWRAEVAEKAILAGANMINDQWGAKYDPKIAEIAAKYHVPICLMHNRTNRDYNDFIADVKNDLLESVKICQSANVPDESIILDPGFGFAKSPEQNLEILRRIDEIVQLGFEVLLGTSRKSTIGLVLDLPPEERVEGTGATVVYGFSKGCTIARVHDVKPIVRMVKMTDAIMGKTQITRG; encoded by the coding sequence ATGGTGATGGGAATTTTAAACATTACACCAGATTCGTTTTCAGATGGTGGTAAATACATACAGTTAGAAGATGCTAAAAATAGAGCGATAGAAATGGCAAAGGAAGGTGCTGAAATTATTGATATTGGTGGAATATCAACACGGCCAGGGCACTTAAATATAGATGTGGACGAAGAACTTAAGCGAATTCTTCCCGTTATCAAAGCTGTTCGTGCGGCACTTCCTCATATTTGGCTTTCTGTCGACACATGGCGAGCAGAGGTTGCTGAAAAAGCGATTTTAGCAGGAGCAAATATGATAAACGATCAATGGGGTGCTAAATATGATCCTAAAATAGCGGAAATAGCAGCAAAATATCATGTCCCCATTTGCTTAATGCACAATAGAACAAATCGTGATTATAATGACTTTATAGCAGATGTAAAAAACGACTTATTAGAAAGTGTAAAGATTTGTCAAAGCGCCAATGTTCCAGATGAATCCATTATTTTAGATCCAGGATTTGGTTTTGCTAAAAGTCCAGAGCAAAACTTAGAAATATTACGCCGAATTGATGAAATTGTTCAGCTTGGCTTTGAAGTATTGCTTGGGACAAGTCGAAAGTCAACGATTGGACTAGTATTGGATTTACCACCGGAAGAGCGAGTGGAAGGTACTGGTGCTACAGTTGTTTATGGTTTTTCAAAAGGATGCACAATTGCGCGCGTTCATGACGTCAAACCAATTGTTCGAATGGTCAAAATGACAGATGCAATCATGGGTAAAACTCAAATTACAAGGGGGTAA
- the folB gene encoding dihydroneopterin aldolase, producing the protein MDKIYMNELSFYGYHGVLPEENRLGQSFIISLVLGLSTKKAGKTDSVKDTVSYAEVYQTVQYITEKRQFKLIEALAESIAAEVLNEYKLLDEITVKVIKPNPPIPGHYHSVAVEILRKRGK; encoded by the coding sequence GTGGATAAAATTTATATGAATGAGCTAAGTTTTTATGGTTATCACGGTGTCCTGCCAGAAGAAAATCGCTTAGGTCAATCATTTATCATCTCGCTCGTCCTTGGGTTATCTACAAAAAAAGCAGGAAAAACAGATTCTGTAAAAGATACTGTAAGCTATGCTGAAGTCTATCAAACCGTCCAATATATTACCGAAAAAAGACAATTTAAGCTAATTGAAGCATTAGCCGAATCAATCGCCGCTGAAGTTTTAAATGAATATAAATTGCTCGATGAAATTACAGTAAAGGTCATCAAGCCCAATCCTCCCATTCCGGGGCATTATCATTCAGTTGCTGTAGAAATTTTAAGAAAGCGAGGAAAATAA
- the folK gene encoding 2-amino-4-hydroxy-6-hydroxymethyldihydropteridine diphosphokinase, whose product MVQAFLSLGSNIGDKLANLQEAISLLKKHDQIDICQVSHVYETDPVGYEQQAVFYNIVVEIDTILTPEKLLAFCLQTEKVLGRVHLFKWGPRLIDIDILLYQNVVRNEATLKIPHPYMKERAFVMIPLLEIAPNIAKKLVNTNVIKQTGVRKTQLELNW is encoded by the coding sequence GTGGTCCAAGCATTTTTATCTTTAGGATCGAATATTGGTGACAAACTAGCTAACCTCCAAGAAGCAATTTCTTTATTAAAAAAGCACGATCAAATCGATATTTGTCAAGTCTCTCATGTCTATGAAACGGATCCAGTAGGTTATGAACAACAAGCAGTTTTTTATAATATTGTCGTTGAAATTGATACAATATTGACACCAGAAAAGCTATTAGCATTTTGTTTGCAAACTGAAAAGGTTTTAGGCCGCGTCCATTTATTTAAATGGGGACCACGATTGATTGATATCGATATCTTGCTCTATCAGAATGTTGTGCGCAATGAAGCAACACTGAAGATTCCACATCCTTACATGAAAGAGCGTGCTTTTGTGATGATCCCACTTTTAGAAATTGCTCCGAATATTGCTAAAAAGCTCGTAAATACGAACGTGATCAAG